A region from the Rhodamnia argentea isolate NSW1041297 chromosome 7, ASM2092103v1, whole genome shotgun sequence genome encodes:
- the LOC115742447 gene encoding protein FAR1-RELATED SEQUENCE 11-like isoform X1 — MQNEVFRCCGTCFLCSDWGYVMSAWALSQIDPENTVGYSVWCAPALIYIYGAMMSELTSVMKETSENNTDSSPNDFGTIEESPEETILSRQTSINLVPFIGQRFVSQDAAYEFYCSFAKQCGFSIRRHRTRGKDGVGRGITRRDFTCHRGGYPQIKPSDDGKLQRNRKSSRCGCQAFMRIVKRADFDTPEWRITGFSNIHNHELSKSSDVQLIPAYCTMSADDKSRICMYAKAGMSVRQMLRLMELEKGVKLGCLPFTEIDVRNLLQSFRRVDRDNDAIDLLKMCKDKKDKDPNFKYNFQLDANNRLEYLAWSYASSIRSYEAFGDAAVFDTTHRLEAYDMILGIWVGVDNHGMNCFFGCVLLRDENLQSFSWALKTFLGFMNGKAPGTVLTDQNMWLKEAVADQMPRTKHAFCIWHIVAKFSDWFSVLLGPRYDKWRADFHQLYHLHSEEDFEEGWREMVRTYGLHGNKHINSLYALRIFWALPYLRSYFCAGMTSTMQSEAVSAYIQRILSAQSNLDNLVEQVAAIVELKDDTGVKQKLQQKIRKVTLKTGSPIESHAASVLTPYAFTKLQEELVLAPQYASLMVDENYFIVRHHTQMDGGCKVLWIPQDEFISCSCHQFEFSGILCRHILRVLSNNNCFHIPDRYLPLRWCGAKGSVRTSGEYAGKVQLLQSMVSSLISESVESEECLDVACDQIGAAISRIKEFSGHPHETDEIGYNSPPDSLVLPEVEESDSIVHGFAVGNPHESIATGKMKERRTRDGVDFYRKRRRCSVPCCGQLGHDTAECPLMQGDDLNGDGLGFL; from the exons atgcaaaatgaaGTATTTAGGTGTTGTGGCACTTGTTTTCTCTGTTCAGACTGGGGTTATGTGATGTCAGCATGGGCATTAAGCCAGATTGATCCTGAGAATACTGTGGGATATTCGGTATG GTGTGCTCCAGCTCTGATTTATATATATGGTGCAATGATGTCTGAATTAACAAGTGTGATGAAGGAAACTTCTGAAAATAATACTGATTCATCCCCGAATGATTTTGGTACCATAGAAGAATCGCCTGAGGAAACCATATTGTCACGGCAAACTTCAATTAATCTTGTCCCATTTATTGGCCAGAGATTTGTTTCACAAGATGCTGCATATGAGTTTTATTGCAGCTTTGCAAAGCAGTGTGGCTTTTCAATTAGACGGCATCGAACTCGAGGGAAAGATGGGGTGGGGAGGGGGATTACCAGAAGGGATTTCACCTGTCACCGTGGTGGCTATCCGCAGATAAAGCCTTCTGATGATGGAAAGCTACAGAGAAATCGAAAGTCATCTCGTTGCGGATGTCAAGCATTCATGCGAATTGTTAAAAGGGCTGATTTTGACACACCTGAATGGCGCATTACTGGTTTCAGCAACATCCACAATCATGAACTTTCAAAATCAAGTGATGTGCAGCTGATTCCTGCTTACTGCACTATGTCTGCGGATGACAAGAGCCGGATTTGCATGTATGCAAAAGCTGGGATGTCAGTGCGACAAATGTTAAGATTAATGGAGCTGGAGAAGGGTGTCAAGCTTGGTTGTTTACCTTTCACGGAAATAGATGTCAGGAATTTGTTGCAATCTTTTAGACGCGTGGATCGTGATAATGATGCTATAGACCTTCTCAAAATGTGCAAGGATAAGAAAGATAAAGATCCCAACTTCAAATACAACTTCCAGCTAGATGCAAATAATAGATTGGAATATCTTGCATGGTCTTATGCTTCTTCCATTAGATCCTATGAGGCTTTTGGAGATGCGGCAGTATTTGATACTACCCACCGTTTAGAAGCTTATGATATGATCTTAGGGATTTGGGTCGGAGTTGATAATCATGGAATGAATTGTTTCTTTGGTTGTGTACTTCTTCGGGATGAGAATTTGCAGTCTTTTTCATGGGCACTGAAG ACTTTCTTGGGTTTCATGAATGGAAAGGCTCCGGGAACTGTTTTGACTGACCAGAACATGTGGCTGAAAGAAGCAGTTGCAGATCAGATGCCAAGGACAAAACATGCTTTTTGCATCTGGCATATCGTTGCGAAGTTCTCTGATTGGTTTTCAGTGCTTCTTGGGCCACGATATGACAAATGGAGGGCAGACTTTCATCAACTCTATCATTTGCATAGTGAGGAAGATTTTGAAGAAGGATGGAGGGAGATGGTCCGCACGTATGGGCTACATGGAAATAAGCATATCAATAGCTTGTACGCATTGCGTATATTTTGGGCCCTTCCATATTTGAGATCTTACTTTTGTGCTGGAATGACCAGCACTATGCAATCTGAGGCAGTCAGTGCTTACATCCAGAGGATTTTAAGTGCTCAATCAAATCTTGATAATTTAGTGGAGCAG GTTGCTGCTATAGTTGAACTAAAGGATGACACAGGAGTAAAGCAAAAGTTGCAACAAAAAATCCGGAAAGTCACCCTCAAAACTGGATCTCCAATTGAATCTCATGCTGCTTCTGTTCTAACACCATATGCATTTACCAAACTACAAGAGGAACTTGTATTGGCACCGCAATATGCCTCTCTAATGGTAGATGAAAATTATTTCATCGTGAGACACCACACGCAGATGGATGGAGGATGCAAAGTTCTCTGGATCCCTCAAGATGAATTCATCAGCTGCAGCTGTCACCAGTTTGAATTTTCAGGTATCCTTTGTCGACACATTCTCCGGGTTCTGTCAAACAACAACTGTTTTCACATTCCCGACCGGTATTTGCCTCTCCGCTGGTGTGGTGCAAAAGGCAGTGTGAGGACATCTGGGGAGTATGCTGGAAAAGTACAGCTATTGCAGTCTATGGTTTCATCACTAATTTCAGAATCTGTTGAGTCTGAAGAGTGCTTAGACGTTGCCTGTGACCAAATAGGTGCAGCAATTTCCCGTATTAAAGAATTTTCTGGGCATCCACACGAAACCGATGAAATTGGCTATAATAGTCCACCAGACTCCTTGGTTCTTCCGGAGGTTGAAGAGTCTGATAGTATAGTTCACGGTTTTGCAGTCGGGAACCCTCACGAGTCTATTGCCACTGgcaaaatgaaagagagaagaacaAGAGACGGTGTGGATTTCTATAGGAAAAGAAGACGTTGTTCCGTGCCTTGCTGTGGGCAGTTGGGACACGACACAGCCGAGTGCCCATTGATGCAGGGTGATGATTTGAACGGAGACGGGCTTGGCTTCCTATAG
- the LOC115742447 gene encoding protein FAR1-RELATED SEQUENCE 11-like isoform X2, whose translation MMSELTSVMKETSENNTDSSPNDFGTIEESPEETILSRQTSINLVPFIGQRFVSQDAAYEFYCSFAKQCGFSIRRHRTRGKDGVGRGITRRDFTCHRGGYPQIKPSDDGKLQRNRKSSRCGCQAFMRIVKRADFDTPEWRITGFSNIHNHELSKSSDVQLIPAYCTMSADDKSRICMYAKAGMSVRQMLRLMELEKGVKLGCLPFTEIDVRNLLQSFRRVDRDNDAIDLLKMCKDKKDKDPNFKYNFQLDANNRLEYLAWSYASSIRSYEAFGDAAVFDTTHRLEAYDMILGIWVGVDNHGMNCFFGCVLLRDENLQSFSWALKTFLGFMNGKAPGTVLTDQNMWLKEAVADQMPRTKHAFCIWHIVAKFSDWFSVLLGPRYDKWRADFHQLYHLHSEEDFEEGWREMVRTYGLHGNKHINSLYALRIFWALPYLRSYFCAGMTSTMQSEAVSAYIQRILSAQSNLDNLVEQVAAIVELKDDTGVKQKLQQKIRKVTLKTGSPIESHAASVLTPYAFTKLQEELVLAPQYASLMVDENYFIVRHHTQMDGGCKVLWIPQDEFISCSCHQFEFSGILCRHILRVLSNNNCFHIPDRYLPLRWCGAKGSVRTSGEYAGKVQLLQSMVSSLISESVESEECLDVACDQIGAAISRIKEFSGHPHETDEIGYNSPPDSLVLPEVEESDSIVHGFAVGNPHESIATGKMKERRTRDGVDFYRKRRRCSVPCCGQLGHDTAECPLMQGDDLNGDGLGFL comes from the exons ATGATGTCTGAATTAACAAGTGTGATGAAGGAAACTTCTGAAAATAATACTGATTCATCCCCGAATGATTTTGGTACCATAGAAGAATCGCCTGAGGAAACCATATTGTCACGGCAAACTTCAATTAATCTTGTCCCATTTATTGGCCAGAGATTTGTTTCACAAGATGCTGCATATGAGTTTTATTGCAGCTTTGCAAAGCAGTGTGGCTTTTCAATTAGACGGCATCGAACTCGAGGGAAAGATGGGGTGGGGAGGGGGATTACCAGAAGGGATTTCACCTGTCACCGTGGTGGCTATCCGCAGATAAAGCCTTCTGATGATGGAAAGCTACAGAGAAATCGAAAGTCATCTCGTTGCGGATGTCAAGCATTCATGCGAATTGTTAAAAGGGCTGATTTTGACACACCTGAATGGCGCATTACTGGTTTCAGCAACATCCACAATCATGAACTTTCAAAATCAAGTGATGTGCAGCTGATTCCTGCTTACTGCACTATGTCTGCGGATGACAAGAGCCGGATTTGCATGTATGCAAAAGCTGGGATGTCAGTGCGACAAATGTTAAGATTAATGGAGCTGGAGAAGGGTGTCAAGCTTGGTTGTTTACCTTTCACGGAAATAGATGTCAGGAATTTGTTGCAATCTTTTAGACGCGTGGATCGTGATAATGATGCTATAGACCTTCTCAAAATGTGCAAGGATAAGAAAGATAAAGATCCCAACTTCAAATACAACTTCCAGCTAGATGCAAATAATAGATTGGAATATCTTGCATGGTCTTATGCTTCTTCCATTAGATCCTATGAGGCTTTTGGAGATGCGGCAGTATTTGATACTACCCACCGTTTAGAAGCTTATGATATGATCTTAGGGATTTGGGTCGGAGTTGATAATCATGGAATGAATTGTTTCTTTGGTTGTGTACTTCTTCGGGATGAGAATTTGCAGTCTTTTTCATGGGCACTGAAG ACTTTCTTGGGTTTCATGAATGGAAAGGCTCCGGGAACTGTTTTGACTGACCAGAACATGTGGCTGAAAGAAGCAGTTGCAGATCAGATGCCAAGGACAAAACATGCTTTTTGCATCTGGCATATCGTTGCGAAGTTCTCTGATTGGTTTTCAGTGCTTCTTGGGCCACGATATGACAAATGGAGGGCAGACTTTCATCAACTCTATCATTTGCATAGTGAGGAAGATTTTGAAGAAGGATGGAGGGAGATGGTCCGCACGTATGGGCTACATGGAAATAAGCATATCAATAGCTTGTACGCATTGCGTATATTTTGGGCCCTTCCATATTTGAGATCTTACTTTTGTGCTGGAATGACCAGCACTATGCAATCTGAGGCAGTCAGTGCTTACATCCAGAGGATTTTAAGTGCTCAATCAAATCTTGATAATTTAGTGGAGCAG GTTGCTGCTATAGTTGAACTAAAGGATGACACAGGAGTAAAGCAAAAGTTGCAACAAAAAATCCGGAAAGTCACCCTCAAAACTGGATCTCCAATTGAATCTCATGCTGCTTCTGTTCTAACACCATATGCATTTACCAAACTACAAGAGGAACTTGTATTGGCACCGCAATATGCCTCTCTAATGGTAGATGAAAATTATTTCATCGTGAGACACCACACGCAGATGGATGGAGGATGCAAAGTTCTCTGGATCCCTCAAGATGAATTCATCAGCTGCAGCTGTCACCAGTTTGAATTTTCAGGTATCCTTTGTCGACACATTCTCCGGGTTCTGTCAAACAACAACTGTTTTCACATTCCCGACCGGTATTTGCCTCTCCGCTGGTGTGGTGCAAAAGGCAGTGTGAGGACATCTGGGGAGTATGCTGGAAAAGTACAGCTATTGCAGTCTATGGTTTCATCACTAATTTCAGAATCTGTTGAGTCTGAAGAGTGCTTAGACGTTGCCTGTGACCAAATAGGTGCAGCAATTTCCCGTATTAAAGAATTTTCTGGGCATCCACACGAAACCGATGAAATTGGCTATAATAGTCCACCAGACTCCTTGGTTCTTCCGGAGGTTGAAGAGTCTGATAGTATAGTTCACGGTTTTGCAGTCGGGAACCCTCACGAGTCTATTGCCACTGgcaaaatgaaagagagaagaacaAGAGACGGTGTGGATTTCTATAGGAAAAGAAGACGTTGTTCCGTGCCTTGCTGTGGGCAGTTGGGACACGACACAGCCGAGTGCCCATTGATGCAGGGTGATGATTTGAACGGAGACGGGCTTGGCTTCCTATAG
- the LOC115742447 gene encoding protein FAR1-RELATED SEQUENCE 11-like isoform X3, with translation MQNEVFRCCGTCFLCSDWGYVMSAWALSQIDPENTVGYSVWCAPALIYIYGAMMSELTSVMKETSENNTDSSPNDFGTIEESPEETILSRQTSINLVPFIGQRFVSQDAAYEFYCSFAKQCGFSIRRHRTRGKDGVGRGITRRDFTCHRGGYPQIKPSDDGKLQRNRKSSRCGCQAFMRIVKRADFDTPEWRITGFSNIHNHELSKSSDVQLIPAYCTMSADDKSRICMYAKAGMSVRQMLRLMELEKGVKLGCLPFTEIDVRNLLQSFRRVDRDNDAIDLLKMCKDKKDKDPNFKYNFQLDANNRLEYLAWSYASSIRSYEAFGDAAVFDTTHRLEAYDMILGIWVGVDNHGMNCFFGCVLLRDENLQSFSWALKTFLGFMNGKAPGTVLTDQNMWLKEAVADQMPRTKHAFCIWHIVAKFSDWFSVLLGPRYDKWRADFHQLYHLHSEEDFEEGWREMVRTYGLHGNKHINSLYALRIFWALPYLRSYFCAGMTSTMQSEAVSAYIQRILSAQSNLDNLVEQVAAIVELKDDTGVKQKLQQKIRKVTLKTGSPIESHAASVLTPYAFTKLQEELVLAPQYASLMVDENYFIVRHHTQMDGGCKVLWIPQDEFISCSCHQFEFSVGNPHESIATGKMKERRTRDGVDFYRKRRRCSVPCCGQLGHDTAECPLMQGDDLNGDGLGFL, from the exons atgcaaaatgaaGTATTTAGGTGTTGTGGCACTTGTTTTCTCTGTTCAGACTGGGGTTATGTGATGTCAGCATGGGCATTAAGCCAGATTGATCCTGAGAATACTGTGGGATATTCGGTATG GTGTGCTCCAGCTCTGATTTATATATATGGTGCAATGATGTCTGAATTAACAAGTGTGATGAAGGAAACTTCTGAAAATAATACTGATTCATCCCCGAATGATTTTGGTACCATAGAAGAATCGCCTGAGGAAACCATATTGTCACGGCAAACTTCAATTAATCTTGTCCCATTTATTGGCCAGAGATTTGTTTCACAAGATGCTGCATATGAGTTTTATTGCAGCTTTGCAAAGCAGTGTGGCTTTTCAATTAGACGGCATCGAACTCGAGGGAAAGATGGGGTGGGGAGGGGGATTACCAGAAGGGATTTCACCTGTCACCGTGGTGGCTATCCGCAGATAAAGCCTTCTGATGATGGAAAGCTACAGAGAAATCGAAAGTCATCTCGTTGCGGATGTCAAGCATTCATGCGAATTGTTAAAAGGGCTGATTTTGACACACCTGAATGGCGCATTACTGGTTTCAGCAACATCCACAATCATGAACTTTCAAAATCAAGTGATGTGCAGCTGATTCCTGCTTACTGCACTATGTCTGCGGATGACAAGAGCCGGATTTGCATGTATGCAAAAGCTGGGATGTCAGTGCGACAAATGTTAAGATTAATGGAGCTGGAGAAGGGTGTCAAGCTTGGTTGTTTACCTTTCACGGAAATAGATGTCAGGAATTTGTTGCAATCTTTTAGACGCGTGGATCGTGATAATGATGCTATAGACCTTCTCAAAATGTGCAAGGATAAGAAAGATAAAGATCCCAACTTCAAATACAACTTCCAGCTAGATGCAAATAATAGATTGGAATATCTTGCATGGTCTTATGCTTCTTCCATTAGATCCTATGAGGCTTTTGGAGATGCGGCAGTATTTGATACTACCCACCGTTTAGAAGCTTATGATATGATCTTAGGGATTTGGGTCGGAGTTGATAATCATGGAATGAATTGTTTCTTTGGTTGTGTACTTCTTCGGGATGAGAATTTGCAGTCTTTTTCATGGGCACTGAAG ACTTTCTTGGGTTTCATGAATGGAAAGGCTCCGGGAACTGTTTTGACTGACCAGAACATGTGGCTGAAAGAAGCAGTTGCAGATCAGATGCCAAGGACAAAACATGCTTTTTGCATCTGGCATATCGTTGCGAAGTTCTCTGATTGGTTTTCAGTGCTTCTTGGGCCACGATATGACAAATGGAGGGCAGACTTTCATCAACTCTATCATTTGCATAGTGAGGAAGATTTTGAAGAAGGATGGAGGGAGATGGTCCGCACGTATGGGCTACATGGAAATAAGCATATCAATAGCTTGTACGCATTGCGTATATTTTGGGCCCTTCCATATTTGAGATCTTACTTTTGTGCTGGAATGACCAGCACTATGCAATCTGAGGCAGTCAGTGCTTACATCCAGAGGATTTTAAGTGCTCAATCAAATCTTGATAATTTAGTGGAGCAG GTTGCTGCTATAGTTGAACTAAAGGATGACACAGGAGTAAAGCAAAAGTTGCAACAAAAAATCCGGAAAGTCACCCTCAAAACTGGATCTCCAATTGAATCTCATGCTGCTTCTGTTCTAACACCATATGCATTTACCAAACTACAAGAGGAACTTGTATTGGCACCGCAATATGCCTCTCTAATGGTAGATGAAAATTATTTCATCGTGAGACACCACACGCAGATGGATGGAGGATGCAAAGTTCTCTGGATCCCTCAAGATGAATTCATCAGCTGCAGCTGTCACCAGTTTGAATTTTCAG TCGGGAACCCTCACGAGTCTATTGCCACTGgcaaaatgaaagagagaagaacaAGAGACGGTGTGGATTTCTATAGGAAAAGAAGACGTTGTTCCGTGCCTTGCTGTGGGCAGTTGGGACACGACACAGCCGAGTGCCCATTGATGCAGGGTGATGATTTGAACGGAGACGGGCTTGGCTTCCTATAG
- the LOC115742405 gene encoding CTP synthase, whose translation MPMAQLKFLSISRASSLLPRTPPLRRVSLSPHKARPASVIPLRPPFPARAFRRTPRAQHEQSAPIGRASVRGEWGGEAARKERRMKYVLVTGGVVSGLGKGVTASSVGVVLKACGLRVTSIKIDPYLNTDAGTMSPFEHGEVFVLDDGGEVDLDLGNYERFLDITLTKDNNITTGKIYQSVLEKERRGDYLGKTVQVVPHVTDAIKNWIQSVSTIPVDGKEGPADVCVIELGGTVGDIESMPFIEALRQLSFSVGSDNFCLIHVSLIPVLGVVGEQKTKPTQHSVRELRALGLTPHLLACRSAQPLLENTKEKLSQFCHVPIGNILNIHDVPNIWHVPLLLRNQNAHISILNQLGLVSIASPPDLQDWTKRAENFDNLTNSVRIALVGKYVGLTDSYLSVVKALLHACIACSLKPSIDWIAASDLEEDSAKSTPQAHAAAWETLKNASCIIVPGGFGDRGVRGMILAAKYARQNNVPYLGICLGMQISVIEFARSVLGLDTANSTEFDAETPNPVVIFMPEGSRTHMGSTMRLGSRRTLFQTPDCITSQLYCNSEYVDERHRHRYEVNPDVIGILEEAGLKFVGRDETGRRMEILELPTHQFYVGVQFHPEFKSRPGRPSALFLGFILAATGQLKAYLSRHQNGN comes from the exons ATGCCAATGGCACAGTTGAAATTTCTCTCGATTTCAAGGGCTTCTTCGCTCCTCCCCCGAACCCCTCCCCTGCGTCGCGTCAGTCTCTCGCCCCACAAGGCGCGTCCCGCCTCAGTCATTCCTCTCCGCCCTCCGTTTCCCGCTCGCGCATTTCGTCGAACCCCTCGCGCGCAGCACGAGCAGTCGGCGCCGATCGGTCGGGCTTCGGTTAGGGGCGAGTGGGGCGGAGAAGCGGcgaggaaggagaggaggatGAAGTACGTGCTCGTGACTGGGGGAGTCGTGAGCGGCCTCGGCAAGGGCGTGACGGCGAGCAGCGTCGGGGTCGTCCTCAAAGCTTGTGGCCTCCGTGTTACCTCCATTAAAATAG ATCCATATTTGAACACGGATGCTGGTACAATGTCTCCCTTTGAGCATGGGGAGGTTTTTGTCCTCGATGATGGCGGAGAG GTTGATCTGGATTTGGGCAACTATGAGAGATTCCTAGATATAACTCTAACCAAGGACAACAACATCACCACAGGAAAAATATACCAG TCTGTCCTTGAGAAGGAAAGGAGAGGTGATTACCTTGGAAAGACTGTCCAG GTGGTTCCACACGTGACGGATGCGAttaaaaattggattcaatcCGTCTCTACTATTCCCGTGGATGGAAAAGAAGGCCCTGCCGACGTTTGTGTTATAGAGCTTGGGGGGACTGTAG GTGACATTGAATCCATGCCATTCATTGAGGCTCTGCGACAGTTATCCTTTTCAGTTG GCTCAGATAACTTCTGCCTTATCCACGTTAGCCTGATACCAGTACTAGGTGTTGTGGGAGAGCAA aAAACAAAGCCAACACAACATAGTGTCAGAGAATTGAGGGCACTAGGCTTGACTCCTCATCTTCTAGCTTGCCGCTCTGCTCAG CCCTTACTGGAAAATACGAAGGAGAAGCTTTCACAGTTTTGCCATGTTCCG ATTGGTAATATTCTGAACATTCATGATGTTCCTAACATCTGGCATGTTCCGCTTTTACTTAGG AACCAAAATGCTCATATCTCAATCCTGAATCAGCTAGGCTTGGTTAG CATTGCTAGCCCTCCGGATTTGCAAGATTGGACCAAGAGAGCTGAGAATTTTGATAATCTCACTAATTCA GTGAGGATTGCGTTAGTTGGGAAATATGTTGGCCTGACCGATTCATATCTTTCTGTAGTCAAG GCCCTGTTGCATGCTTGCATTGCTTGTTCTTTGAAGCCGTCGATTGATTGGATTGCAGCTTCTGACCTAGAAGAGGATAGTGCAAAATCG ACACCACAAGCACATGCAGCCGCATGGGAAACTCTGAAG AATGCATCATGTATCATAGTTCCAGGTGGATTTGGAGATCGTGGTGTGAGAGGAATGATATTGGCTGCTAAGTATGCTAGACAAAATAATGTCCCTTATCTTGGGATTTGTTTGGGCATGCAAATTTCTGTTATTGAGTTTGCCAGATCT GTTTTGGGCTTGGATACAGCAAACAGCACAGAGTTTGATGCTGAGACGCCCAATCCAGTTGTAATTTTCATGCCTGAG GGATCAAGAACTCACATGGGAAGTACCATGAGATTGGGTTCCCGTAGAACATTGTTCCAGACACCAGATTGCATCACTTCACAACT GTATTGCAACTCAGAATATGTTGATGAAAGACACCGGCATAGATATGAG GTAAACCCTGATGTGATTGGAATTCTAGAAGAAGCTGGATTAAAATTTGTTGGGAGGGATGAAACGGGTAGGAGAATGGAG ATTTTGGAGCTTCCAACTCATCAATTTTATGTAGGTGTCCAGTTTCACCCAGAATTTAAGTCACGACCTGGGAGGCCCTCAGCTCTATTTCTAG GATTTATCTTGGCGGCAACTGGGCAGTTGAAAGCATATCTTAGCCGGCATCAAAATGGGAATTGA
- the LOC115742478 gene encoding uncharacterized protein LOC115742478 — MERRDSGIARRAWDVLRLALLCARRGGVFRRLLAVKFRVAVTRFLKSIGGGRCGYSSSMPQGRIHYGERQLSFEETPIFRVKMHRPRGSMRSHFCLPRIPCISPDVDFNDGFGDDEDSGECDWERKILVADGDRGECVYDERASESSEEEGIDERAEEFIAKFYEQMRLQRQISYLQYTEMLNKATS; from the coding sequence ATGGAGAGGAGGGACTCCGGCATTGCCCGCAGAGCTTGGGACGTGCTCCGCCTCGCGCTGCTGTGCGCGAGGAGAGGCGGCGTGTTCAGGCGGCTCCTTGCGGTCAAGTTCCGGGTCGCCGTGACTAGATTCCTCAAGAGCATCGGCGGTGGCCGCTGCGGCTACAGCAGCTCCATGCCTCAAGGTCGAATCCACTACGGGGAGCGCCAGCTCTCGTTTGAAGAGACTCCGATCTTCCGCGTCAAGATGCACCGACCCAGAGGATCCATGAGGTCCCACTTTTGCCTCCCTCGCATCCCCTGCATCAGCCCGGACGTCGATTTCAACGACGGCTTCGGCGACGACGAGGACAGTGGCGAATGCGACTGGGAGAGGAAGATCTTGGTTGCCGATGGAGACAGAGGAGAATGTGTGTACGACGAAAGGGCGTCGGAATCATCcgaagaagaagggattgatgAGAGAGCAGAGGAGTTCATAGCAAAGTTCTACGAGCAGATGAGGCTGCAGAGGCAAATTTCATACTTACAGTACACCGAGATGCTCAACAAAGCCACGAGCTGA
- the LOC115742529 gene encoding uncharacterized protein LOC115742529 — protein MESKPNTIVASAAAPAPVPCNAIVIRDEAKPPPVPTKKKHGAMHLLRAALFMIRRGSGKKSKTSLQIEVGANGMLNKVVGSMRPLHMQSHESPLHEAAAVPAAAVLALPSPGDHFVDVFPASPMSAPSRPYSPSHSSTSGSTSRYASAVNLQELVEGESDDEDEDEDDGGIYCTNGGDDMIDAKAEEFIAQFYQQMKAQNYNEMIRRRGKGHAP, from the coding sequence ATGGAAAGCAAGCCGAACACCATCGTAGCCTCCGCTGCTGCCCCCGCCCCTGTCCCGTGCAATGCCATCGTCATCAGAGACGAGGCGAAACCGCCGCCGGTGCCGACCAAGAAGAAGCACGGGGCGATGCACCTCCTGAGGGCGGCGCTGTTCATGATACGCCGCGGGTCGGGCAAGAAGTCGAAGACGTCCCTCCAAATCGAGGTGGGCGCCAACGGCATGCTGAACAAGGTCGTGGGCTCGATGCGTCCCCTGCACATGCAGAGCCACGAGTCCCCGCTCCACGAGGCCGCCGCCGTCCCTGCCGCGGCGGTGCTCGCCCTCCCCTCCCCGGGCGACCACTTTGTGGATGTGTTCCCGGCATCCCCCATGTCGGCACCGTCCAGGCCCTACTCGCCTTCCCACTCGTCCACCTCCGGGAGCACGAGCCGGTACGCATCCGCGGTCAATCTGCAAGAGCTCGTCGAGGGGGAATCcgacgacgaggacgaggacgaggacgacggCGGCATCTACTGCACGAACGGCGGCGATGACATGATTGACGCCAAGGCCGAGGAGTTCATCGCGCAGTTTTACCAGCAGATGAAGGCGCAGAACTACAACGAGATGATCCGTCGGCGCGGCAAGGGTCACGCTCCCTGA